A genomic region of Pseudomonas sp. MPC6 contains the following coding sequences:
- a CDS encoding heavy metal translocating P-type ATPase produces MSDSLHTHKPDAADDCCSSKLKPVPQHVHGAHGDTCCSSTAAAPALVQLSEAPSADARVNSFRIDAMDCPTEQTLIQNKLGKLAGVQQLEFNLINRVLGVTHNLASTAPIIDAIKSLGMQAEPLEPGVEAPAPAAGKKPWWPLALSGVSAVAAEVIHFTSAAPDWVVAIIALVSILSGGLGTYKKGWIALKNLNLNINALMSIAVTGAILIGQWPEAAMVMFLFTVAELIEARSLDRARNAIGGLMQMTPEQVTVQLADGSWVAQDVKIVELGARVRVRPGERIGLDGEVVAGTSTIDQAPITGESLPIEKALGDKVFAGTINQAGSLEYTVTAAANNSTLARIIHAVEQAQGARAPTQRFVDRFSKIYTPAVFVLAIAVAVIPPLFMEALWFDWIYRALVLLVVACPCALVISTPVTIVSGLAAAARKGILVKGGVYLEGGYKLDYLALDKTGTLTHGKPVQTDYVSLDPTAVESAPAIAAALAGRSDHPVSVAIANAAVDKHAATLVVDNFEALGGRGVRGEINGQTYHLGNHRLVEDLGLCSPALEEQLFALEKQGKSVVLLLDASGPLALFAVADTVKESSREAIQQLHDLGIKTLMLTGDNVHTAQAIATQVGIDQAQGDLLPTDKLQAIEALYAQGHRVGMVGDGINDAPALARAEIGFAMAAAGTDTAIETADVALMDDDLRKIPAFIRLSRQTSSILKQNIALALVIKAIFLGVTFAGIASMWMAVFADMGVSLLVVFNGLRLLRK; encoded by the coding sequence ATGAGCGATTCCCTGCATACCCACAAACCCGATGCCGCAGACGATTGCTGCAGCAGCAAACTCAAGCCCGTTCCTCAACATGTGCATGGCGCTCATGGTGATACCTGCTGTTCGTCTACAGCAGCGGCGCCTGCGCTGGTCCAGTTGAGCGAAGCGCCAAGTGCCGATGCGCGGGTGAACAGTTTCCGTATCGATGCAATGGACTGTCCGACCGAACAGACGCTGATCCAGAACAAACTGGGCAAGCTGGCGGGTGTGCAACAGCTTGAATTCAACCTGATCAACCGCGTGTTGGGGGTGACCCACAACCTGGCGAGCACCGCGCCGATCATCGACGCGATCAAGTCCCTTGGCATGCAGGCCGAGCCGCTGGAGCCGGGCGTTGAAGCGCCGGCGCCGGCTGCCGGGAAAAAGCCCTGGTGGCCGCTGGCGCTGTCCGGCGTCAGCGCGGTGGCTGCCGAGGTTATCCACTTCACCAGTGCCGCGCCCGATTGGGTCGTGGCGATCATCGCGCTGGTCTCGATCCTCAGTGGCGGCCTCGGTACCTATAAGAAGGGCTGGATTGCCCTGAAAAACCTCAACCTGAACATCAACGCGCTGATGAGCATCGCGGTGACAGGCGCAATCCTGATCGGTCAGTGGCCGGAAGCGGCGATGGTGATGTTCCTGTTCACCGTGGCCGAACTGATCGAAGCCAGGTCGCTGGACCGGGCACGCAATGCCATTGGCGGCCTGATGCAGATGACCCCGGAACAGGTCACGGTGCAGTTGGCCGACGGCAGCTGGGTTGCGCAGGACGTCAAAATCGTTGAGCTGGGGGCACGGGTACGCGTGCGGCCGGGTGAGCGGATTGGATTGGACGGTGAAGTCGTTGCAGGCACTTCCACCATCGATCAGGCACCGATCACCGGCGAAAGCCTGCCGATCGAGAAGGCTTTGGGCGATAAAGTCTTCGCCGGTACCATCAACCAGGCGGGGTCCCTGGAATACACCGTGACCGCCGCGGCCAACAACTCGACCCTGGCACGCATCATCCACGCCGTCGAGCAGGCCCAGGGCGCGCGGGCGCCCACCCAGCGTTTCGTGGACCGGTTCTCGAAAATCTACACACCGGCAGTGTTCGTCCTGGCCATCGCGGTGGCCGTGATTCCGCCGCTGTTCATGGAGGCGCTGTGGTTCGACTGGATCTACCGCGCGCTGGTGTTACTGGTGGTCGCCTGCCCCTGTGCACTGGTGATTTCCACGCCGGTGACCATCGTCAGCGGCCTGGCGGCGGCGGCGCGCAAAGGGATTCTGGTCAAGGGCGGCGTGTATCTGGAGGGCGGTTACAAACTTGATTATCTGGCCCTGGACAAGACCGGTACCCTGACTCACGGCAAACCGGTGCAGACCGATTATGTGTCCCTCGATCCGACGGCAGTTGAATCGGCCCCTGCCATTGCCGCGGCGCTGGCCGGCCGCTCGGATCACCCGGTGTCGGTGGCCATCGCCAATGCAGCTGTGGATAAACACGCTGCGACCTTGGTTGTGGATAACTTCGAGGCACTCGGCGGGCGGGGTGTGCGCGGCGAAATCAACGGCCAGACCTACCACCTGGGCAACCACCGCCTGGTGGAAGATCTGGGCCTGTGCTCGCCAGCGCTGGAAGAGCAGCTGTTCGCTCTGGAAAAACAGGGCAAGTCCGTGGTGCTGTTGCTCGACGCATCCGGCCCCCTGGCACTGTTCGCCGTGGCCGACACGGTGAAAGAGTCCAGCCGCGAGGCTATCCAGCAATTGCACGACCTGGGCATCAAAACCCTGATGCTCACCGGCGACAACGTGCACACCGCCCAGGCTATTGCAACGCAAGTCGGTATCGATCAGGCGCAAGGCGATCTGCTGCCGACCGACAAGCTGCAAGCCATCGAAGCACTTTATGCACAGGGCCACAGAGTCGGCATGGTCGGCGACGGCATCAATGACGCTCCGGCACTCGCTCGGGCCGAGATCGGTTTTGCCATGGCCGCCGCGGGGACCGATACCGCCATCGAGACCGCCGATGTCGCCCTGATGGACGACGATCTGCGCAAGATTCCAGCCTTCATTCGATTGTCGCGGCAGACCTCCAGCATCCTGAAACAGAACATCGCGCTGGCATTGGTGATCAAGGCGATCTTTCTTGGAGTAACCTTCGCCGGGATCGCCAGCATGTGGATGGCGGTGTTTGCCGACATGGGCGTGAGCCTGTTGGTGGTGTTCAACGGTTTGCGCCTGTTGCGCAAATAA
- the cadR gene encoding Cd(II)/Pb(II)-responsive transcriptional regulator yields MKIGELARLTDCAVETIRYYERENLLPEPARSDGNYRVYTQAHAERLTFIRNCRTLDMTLEEIRSLLALRDSPQDQCESVNALIDEHIHHVKARIDGLLALQTQLIDLRQRCGEGPDIDQCGILQRLEVSGGVVATETEHSHVGRSHGH; encoded by the coding sequence ATGAAGATTGGAGAACTGGCCAGACTCACCGACTGCGCCGTGGAAACCATCCGCTACTACGAGCGGGAAAACCTGCTGCCGGAACCGGCCCGCAGCGACGGCAACTACCGCGTCTACACCCAGGCCCATGCCGAGCGCCTGACTTTCATCCGCAACTGCCGCACCCTCGACATGACGCTGGAAGAAATTCGCAGCCTGCTGGCCTTGCGCGACAGCCCGCAGGATCAATGCGAAAGCGTGAATGCGCTGATCGATGAACACATCCATCACGTCAAGGCGCGGATCGATGGGTTGCTGGCGTTGCAGACACAATTGATCGACCTGCGCCAACGCTGCGGCGAGGGGCCGGATATTGATCAGTGCGGGATATTGCAGCGGTTGGAGGTGAGTGGCGGGGTCGTGGCGACGGAGACGGAGCATTCCCATGTGGGCCGTAGTCACGGCCACTAA
- a CDS encoding thymidylate synthase, whose amino-acid sequence MKQYLDLVAHVIKNGTKQANRTGVNTISFPGAMLRYDLKEGFPAITTRKMAFKSAIGEMCGFLRGVNNAAEFRALGCKVWDQNANENAQWLANPFRQGEDDLGEIYGVQWRKWPAYKQIPVSNQAAIEQTLSQGYRQIAEGEEEGQAYVVLYKAIDQIRQCVDTIIKDPGSRRILFHGWNVAQLDEMALPPCHLLYQFHPNVETREISLTLYIRSNDLGLGTPFNLTEGAALLSLIGRLTGYTPRWFTYFIGDAHVYENHLDMLNEQLKREPFPMPKLVISDRVPEFAKTGVYQPQWLELIEPGDFSLEGYEHHAPMTAPMAV is encoded by the coding sequence ATGAAGCAATATCTCGATCTGGTCGCCCACGTCATCAAGAACGGCACCAAACAGGCCAACCGTACCGGCGTGAACACCATCAGTTTTCCCGGTGCGATGCTGCGTTATGACCTGAAAGAAGGTTTCCCGGCGATCACTACCCGCAAGATGGCCTTCAAATCGGCCATTGGCGAGATGTGCGGTTTTCTGCGCGGGGTGAACAACGCCGCCGAATTTCGAGCCCTGGGCTGCAAGGTCTGGGACCAGAACGCCAACGAAAACGCCCAGTGGCTGGCTAACCCGTTCCGCCAGGGCGAAGACGACCTCGGCGAGATCTATGGCGTGCAATGGCGAAAATGGCCGGCGTACAAGCAGATCCCGGTCAGCAACCAGGCCGCTATCGAGCAGACCCTGAGCCAAGGCTATCGCCAGATCGCCGAAGGCGAAGAAGAGGGCCAGGCGTACGTGGTGCTGTACAAGGCGATCGACCAGATCCGCCAATGCGTCGACACCATCATCAAGGACCCGGGCAGCCGCCGCATCTTGTTCCACGGCTGGAACGTCGCCCAGCTCGATGAGATGGCCCTGCCGCCGTGCCATTTGCTGTATCAGTTCCATCCGAATGTCGAGACCAGAGAGATCTCCCTGACCCTCTACATTCGCTCGAACGACCTGGGCCTGGGCACACCGTTCAACCTCACCGAAGGTGCCGCGCTGCTGAGCCTGATCGGTCGCCTGACCGGTTACACGCCGCGCTGGTTCACCTATTTCATCGGCGACGCCCACGTCTACGAAAACCACCTGGACATGCTGAATGAGCAGCTCAAGCGCGAGCCGTTCCCGATGCCGAAACTGGTGATCAGTGATCGTGTGCCGGAATTTGCCAAGACCGGTGTGTATCAGCCGCAATGGCTGGAATTGATCGAGCCGGGCGATTTCTCGCTGGAAGGCTACGAACACCATGCGCCGATGACGGCGCCGATGGCGGTCTAA
- the lgt gene encoding prolipoprotein diacylglyceryl transferase, with the protein MLPYPQIDPVALAIGPLKIHWYGLMYLIGIGGAWWLASRRLNRFDPTWSKEKLSDMVFWMSMGVIVGGRLGYVLFYDLNAYLANPTLIFEVWKGGMSFHGGFIGVMLAALWFGKKNGKSFFQLMDFVAPMVPIGLGAGRIGNFINAELWGKATDVPWAMVFPTDPAQLARHPSQLYQFALEGVALFAILWLFSRKPRPTMAVSGMFALFYGIFRFIVEFVRVPDAQLGYLAWNWLTMGQVLCIPMIVGGLFLIWLAYHRAPAAPAAAV; encoded by the coding sequence ATGCTGCCTTACCCGCAGATCGACCCGGTGGCCCTGGCCATCGGTCCGCTGAAAATCCACTGGTACGGCCTGATGTACCTGATCGGCATCGGCGGCGCGTGGTGGCTGGCGTCCCGCCGGCTGAACCGCTTCGACCCGACCTGGAGCAAGGAGAAGCTCTCCGACATGGTGTTCTGGATGTCGATGGGCGTCATTGTCGGCGGCCGCCTGGGTTATGTGCTGTTCTACGATCTGAACGCATACCTGGCCAACCCGACGCTGATCTTCGAGGTGTGGAAAGGCGGCATGTCGTTCCACGGCGGCTTCATCGGCGTGATGCTGGCGGCGTTGTGGTTCGGTAAAAAGAACGGCAAGTCGTTCTTCCAGCTGATGGACTTCGTCGCACCGATGGTGCCGATCGGCCTGGGTGCCGGGCGTATCGGCAACTTCATCAATGCCGAGTTGTGGGGCAAGGCGACCGACGTGCCGTGGGCAATGGTCTTTCCGACCGACCCGGCGCAACTGGCGCGCCACCCGTCGCAGCTGTATCAGTTCGCGCTCGAAGGCGTGGCGTTGTTCGCGATCCTCTGGCTGTTCTCGCGCAAGCCGCGGCCGACCATGGCGGTGTCCGGGATGTTCGCGCTGTTCTATGGCATCTTCCGCTTCATCGTCGAATTCGTTCGGGTTCCGGACGCGCAGCTGGGCTATCTGGCCTGGAACTGGCTGACCATGGGCCAGGTACTGTGCATACCGATGATTGTCGGCGGCCTGTTCCTGATCTGGCTGGCCTATCATCGCGCGCCGGCGGCCCCCGCGGCCGCTGTATAA
- a CDS encoding sulfite exporter TauE/SafE family protein, producing MEFLLYLALGACAGVLAGLFGVGGGIIIVPVLVFSFTLQGFDASILTHLAVGTSLATIIFTSINAIREHHRRGAVRWPIFAWMTVGILIGAGFGALTAEAISGPNLQKIIGVFALIIAVQLALDVKPKASRTVPGKVGLTVAGSVIGWASAIFGIGGGSLTVPFLTWRSVPMQQAVATSSACGLPIALASALSFMILGWHDPLLPAHSLGFIYLPALLGIALTSMVFARLGARLAHSLSPRLLKRLFAALLFCVGLSFLL from the coding sequence ATGGAATTTCTACTGTACCTGGCGCTGGGCGCCTGTGCAGGCGTGCTGGCCGGGCTGTTCGGGGTGGGGGGCGGAATCATCATCGTCCCGGTACTGGTGTTCAGTTTCACCTTGCAGGGCTTCGATGCATCAATTCTGACCCACCTGGCGGTCGGCACTTCGCTGGCGACGATCATCTTTACCTCGATCAATGCCATCCGCGAGCATCATCGCCGGGGCGCCGTGCGCTGGCCGATTTTTGCCTGGATGACCGTCGGTATTCTCATCGGCGCCGGTTTCGGTGCGCTGACCGCCGAAGCGATCTCCGGGCCGAACCTGCAGAAAATCATCGGCGTATTTGCGCTGATCATCGCGGTTCAGCTGGCATTGGATGTCAAGCCAAAAGCCAGCCGCACGGTGCCGGGCAAGGTCGGTCTGACCGTGGCCGGCAGTGTGATTGGCTGGGCTTCGGCGATTTTCGGGATTGGCGGCGGCTCGTTGACCGTGCCGTTCCTGACCTGGCGCAGCGTGCCGATGCAGCAAGCGGTGGCGACATCTTCCGCCTGCGGGCTGCCGATCGCGTTGGCCAGTGCATTAAGTTTCATGATTCTGGGGTGGCACGATCCGTTGTTGCCGGCCCATAGTCTCGGTTTTATTTATTTGCCGGCGTTGCTGGGGATCGCCCTGACCAGCATGGTGTTCGCCCGCCTCGGTGCTCGACTGGCCCATAGCCTGTCGCCGCGCTTGCTGAAAAGACTGTTCGCCGCTTTGCTGTTTTGCGTAGGCCTGAGTTTCCTGCTCTGA
- a CDS encoding NRDE family protein, whose product MCLIVFAWQPGHAQPLIVAANRDEFYARPSLPLAQWPESPQVYAGRDLEAGGTWLGVGADGRFAALTNIRNPHQPPARKSRGELVARFLAGEMPIDDYLSDVVARSLEYAGFNLLIGNANELWHFNARAAEAVMLPAGVYGLSNAGLDTPWPKLLKARAALSQVLDDPQPEALLALLNNAQPAPFAELPDTGVGLATEALLSSVFIASPTYGTRASTALIVHADGTRHMVERSFGPYGGHLGEVEIRV is encoded by the coding sequence ATGTGCCTGATTGTCTTTGCCTGGCAGCCCGGCCACGCGCAGCCGCTGATCGTCGCCGCCAACCGTGACGAATTCTACGCCCGCCCCAGCCTGCCGCTGGCGCAATGGCCGGAATCGCCGCAAGTTTATGCCGGTCGAGATCTGGAGGCCGGCGGCACCTGGCTGGGTGTCGGTGCCGATGGACGCTTCGCTGCGCTGACCAATATTCGCAATCCGCATCAACCGCCCGCGCGAAAATCGAGGGGTGAACTGGTAGCGCGATTTCTCGCCGGGGAAATGCCCATTGATGACTATTTGAGCGACGTTGTTGCACGTTCCCTCGAATATGCCGGATTTAACTTGCTGATCGGCAACGCCAACGAGCTGTGGCACTTCAATGCCCGGGCGGCTGAGGCGGTGATGCTGCCAGCGGGAGTTTATGGCTTGTCGAACGCCGGCCTGGATACGCCGTGGCCGAAATTGCTCAAGGCGCGCGCAGCATTGAGCCAGGTGCTGGACGATCCGCAGCCTGAGGCGCTGTTGGCGTTGTTGAACAATGCGCAACCGGCTCCGTTTGCCGAGTTGCCGGATACCGGGGTGGGGTTGGCCACCGAGGCGTTGCTGTCAAGCGTGTTCATTGCCAGCCCGACTTACGGGACGCGGGCGAGCACGGCGTTGATTGTGCATGCGGATGGGACGCGGCATATGGTCGAGCGGAGTTTCGGGCCGTATGGCGGGCATTTGGGGGAAGTGGAGATCAGGGTTTAG
- the ptsP gene encoding phosphoenolpyruvate--protein phosphotransferase → MLNTLRKIVQEVNSAKDLKAALGIIVLRVKEAMGSQVCSVYLLDPETNRFVLMATEGLNKRSIGKVSMAPNEGLVGLVGTREEPLNLENAADHPRYRYFAETGEERFASFLGAPIIHHRRVVGVLVIQQKERRQFDEGEEAFLVTMSAQLAGVIAHAEATGSIRGLGRQGKGIQEAKFVGVPGSPGAAVGTAVVMLPPADLDVVPDKTITDITAELGLFKTAIEGVRADMRALSAKLANQLRPEERALFDVYLMMLDDASLGSEITTVIKTGQWAQGALRQVVTEHVNRFELMDDAYLRERASDVKDLGRRLLAYLQEERQQTLVYPDNSILISEELTPAMLGEVPEGKLVGLVSVLGSGNSHVAILARAMGIPTVMGLVDLPYSKVDGIQMIVDGYHGEVYTNPSELLRKQFAEVVEEEKQLALGLDALRDLPCITLDGHRMPLWVNTGLLADVARAQKRGAEGVGLYRTEVPFMINQRFPSEKEQLAIYREQLAAFHPQPVTMRSLDIGGDKSLSYFPIKEDNPFLGWRGIRVTLDHPEIFLVQTRAMLKASEGLNNLRILLPMISGIHELEEALHLIHRAWGEVRDEGCDVPMPPIGVMIEIPAAVYQTKELARQVDFLSVGSNDLTQYLLAVDRNNPRVADLYDYLHPAVLQALQNVVRDAHAEGKPVSICGEMAGDPAAAVLLMAMGFDSLSMNATNLPKVKWMLRQINLSKAKELLAELMTIDNPQVIHSSLQLALKNLGLARMINPASAKTL, encoded by the coding sequence ATGCTCAATACGCTGCGCAAGATCGTCCAGGAAGTTAACTCCGCCAAGGATCTCAAGGCGGCGTTGGGGATTATTGTGTTGCGCGTCAAAGAGGCCATGGGCAGCCAGGTCTGTTCGGTCTATCTGCTCGACCCCGAGACCAACCGCTTCGTGCTGATGGCCACCGAGGGCTTGAACAAGCGCTCGATCGGCAAAGTCAGCATGGCGCCCAACGAAGGTCTGGTCGGTCTGGTCGGCACGCGTGAAGAACCCCTGAACCTGGAAAACGCCGCGGATCACCCGCGCTATCGCTACTTCGCCGAGACCGGTGAAGAGCGCTTTGCCTCGTTCCTCGGGGCGCCGATCATTCACCACCGCCGCGTCGTCGGCGTGTTGGTCATCCAGCAAAAGGAACGCCGCCAGTTCGATGAGGGAGAAGAAGCCTTCCTCGTCACCATGAGCGCGCAGCTCGCCGGCGTTATCGCCCACGCCGAGGCAACCGGTTCGATCCGTGGCCTGGGGCGTCAGGGCAAGGGCATCCAGGAAGCAAAGTTCGTCGGTGTGCCGGGTTCGCCGGGTGCGGCGGTCGGTACCGCGGTGGTCATGTTGCCGCCGGCCGATCTGGATGTAGTGCCCGACAAGACCATCACTGACATCACCGCCGAACTCGGGCTGTTCAAGACCGCCATCGAAGGCGTGCGCGCCGACATGCGCGCCTTGTCGGCCAAGCTCGCGAACCAGTTGCGCCCGGAAGAGCGCGCGCTGTTCGACGTCTACCTGATGATGCTCGACGATGCCTCGCTCGGCAGCGAAATTACCACCGTGATCAAGACCGGCCAGTGGGCCCAGGGCGCGTTGCGCCAAGTGGTCACCGAGCACGTCAACCGCTTCGAATTGATGGACGACGCCTACCTGCGTGAACGTGCCTCCGACGTCAAGGATCTCGGTCGGCGCTTGCTGGCTTACCTGCAGGAAGAACGCCAGCAGACCCTGGTCTACCCCGACAACAGCATTCTGATCAGCGAAGAACTGACGCCGGCGATGCTCGGCGAGGTGCCGGAAGGCAAGCTGGTCGGCCTGGTCTCGGTACTCGGTTCCGGCAACTCCCACGTGGCGATCCTCGCGCGCGCCATGGGCATCCCGACGGTGATGGGCCTGGTCGACCTGCCGTATTCCAAGGTCGACGGCATCCAGATGATCGTCGACGGCTATCACGGCGAGGTCTACACCAACCCCAGCGAACTGCTGCGCAAGCAGTTCGCCGAAGTGGTCGAGGAAGAGAAGCAACTGGCCCTCGGGCTGGATGCGCTGCGGGATTTGCCGTGCATCACCCTTGACGGCCACCGCATGCCGCTGTGGGTCAACACCGGCCTGCTGGCGGACGTGGCCCGGGCGCAGAAGCGTGGCGCTGAAGGTGTCGGTCTGTACCGCACCGAAGTGCCGTTCATGATCAACCAGCGTTTTCCCAGCGAAAAAGAGCAACTGGCGATCTATCGCGAGCAACTCGCCGCGTTTCACCCGCAGCCGGTGACCATGCGCAGCCTGGACATCGGTGGCGACAAGTCGCTGTCGTACTTCCCGATCAAGGAAGACAACCCGTTCCTCGGCTGGCGCGGCATTCGCGTCACCCTCGATCACCCGGAAATCTTCCTGGTCCAGACCCGCGCGATGCTCAAGGCCAGCGAAGGCCTGAACAACCTGCGGATTCTGCTGCCGATGATCTCCGGCATCCACGAGCTGGAAGAAGCCCTGCACCTGATCCACCGGGCCTGGGGTGAAGTGCGTGATGAAGGCTGCGATGTGCCGATGCCACCGATCGGCGTGATGATCGAAATTCCGGCAGCGGTTTATCAGACCAAGGAACTGGCGCGGCAAGTGGACTTCCTGTCAGTCGGCTCCAACGACCTGACCCAGTACCTGCTGGCCGTGGACCGCAACAACCCGCGAGTGGCCGACCTCTACGACTACCTGCACCCGGCAGTACTGCAAGCGCTGCAGAACGTGGTGCGCGATGCCCATGCCGAAGGCAAGCCGGTGAGCATCTGCGGCGAAATGGCCGGTGATCCGGCAGCGGCGGTGCTATTGATGGCGATGGGTTTCGACAGCCTGTCGATGAACGCCACCAACCTGCCGAAAGTGAAATGGATGCTGCGTCAGATCAATCTGAGCAAGGCCAAGGAATTGCTGGCGGAGTTGATGACCATCGACAACCCGCAAGTGATCCACAGCTCGCTGCAGCTGGCGTTGAAGAACCTTGGGTTGGCGCGGATGATCAATCCGGCTTCGGCCAAAACCCTCTAA
- a CDS encoding RNA pyrophosphohydrolase codes for MIDPDGFRPNVGIILTNDAGQVLWARRINQDAWQFPQGGINPQETPEDALYRELNEEVGLEREDVEILACTRGWLRYRLPQRLVRTHSQPLCIGQKQKWFLLRLISNEQRVRMDLTGKPEFDGWRWVSYWYPLGQVVTFKREVYRRALKELAPRLLTRD; via the coding sequence GTGATCGACCCCGATGGTTTTCGCCCCAATGTCGGGATCATTCTCACGAATGATGCCGGCCAGGTGCTATGGGCTCGCCGTATCAATCAGGATGCCTGGCAGTTTCCGCAGGGGGGAATCAACCCCCAAGAGACCCCGGAAGACGCCTTGTACCGCGAGTTGAACGAAGAAGTGGGCCTGGAACGCGAAGATGTTGAAATACTCGCCTGCACTCGGGGCTGGTTGCGCTATCGTTTGCCGCAACGTCTGGTCAGGACGCACAGCCAGCCGCTGTGCATCGGCCAGAAACAGAAATGGTTTCTCCTGCGCCTGATCTCCAACGAGCAGCGGGTGCGGATGGATTTGACCGGTAAACCGGAATTCGATGGCTGGCGCTGGGTCAGTTATTGGTATCCGTTGGGCCAGGTGGTGACATTCAAGCGCGAGGTGTATCGACGCGCTCTCAAAGAGCTTGCCCCGCGCCTTTTAACGCGCGACTGA
- a CDS encoding HAD family hydrolase → MRLALFDLDNTLLGGDSDHAWGDYLCERGFLDAVAYKARNDEFYQDYLAGKLDNDAYLNFCLEVLGRTEMATLDEWHLDYMRDCIEPIVLPKAIELLAKHREAGDKLVIITATNRFVTGPIAQRLGVDTLIATECEMVDGRYTGRSTDVPCFREGKVTRLNRWLEETGHSLEDSYFYSDSMNDLSLLEQVANPIAVDPDPNLRAEAEKRGWPVMSLRG, encoded by the coding sequence ATGCGCCTGGCTTTATTCGACTTGGACAACACGCTTCTGGGCGGTGACAGTGACCACGCCTGGGGCGATTACCTGTGCGAGCGCGGCTTCCTCGACGCCGTCGCCTACAAGGCACGCAACGACGAGTTTTATCAGGATTACCTGGCCGGCAAGCTGGACAACGATGCGTACCTGAACTTTTGCCTCGAAGTCCTCGGTCGCACGGAGATGGCCACGCTTGACGAATGGCACCTGGATTACATGCGCGATTGCATCGAACCGATCGTGTTGCCCAAGGCCATCGAACTGTTGGCAAAGCACCGCGAGGCCGGCGACAAACTGGTGATCATCACCGCCACCAACCGCTTCGTCACCGGACCGATTGCCCAGCGACTCGGTGTCGACACCTTGATCGCCACGGAATGTGAAATGGTTGATGGCCGTTACACCGGGCGCAGCACCGACGTCCCGTGCTTCCGTGAAGGCAAGGTGACGCGGCTGAATCGCTGGCTGGAAGAGACCGGGCATTCGCTGGAAGACAGTTACTTCTACAGCGACTCGATGAATGATTTGTCGTTGCTGGAGCAGGTGGCGAATCCGATCGCTGTCGATCCGGACCCGAATTTGCGTGCTGAGGCCGAGAAGCGTGGGTGGCCGGTAATGAGTCTGCGCGGCTGA
- a CDS encoding DUF2269 domain-containing protein, giving the protein METLTALKVAHIVATVLLLISALGLAVWVWRARGNGDATAHTRTLQRPGVFIWVLMGLALLSMPFTGWWMVHLVGWPLGQTWLLASSVLYTVAALGWFWVVVRLNKVRKGAGGSGKFTFALALFSFVCFIAIAGLMGAKPV; this is encoded by the coding sequence ATGGAAACGTTAACCGCCCTGAAAGTGGCGCACATCGTGGCAACGGTGCTGCTGTTGATCAGCGCACTGGGGCTGGCGGTCTGGGTCTGGCGTGCGCGGGGCAACGGTGATGCGACGGCCCACACTCGCACGTTGCAGCGACCGGGGGTGTTTATCTGGGTGTTGATGGGGCTGGCATTGCTGAGCATGCCGTTCACCGGGTGGTGGATGGTGCATCTGGTGGGCTGGCCGTTGGGGCAGACCTGGTTGCTGGCTTCGAGTGTGCTTTACACCGTGGCGGCGCTGGGTTGGTTCTGGGTGGTGGTGCGGCTTAACAAGGTGCGCAAGGGGGCGGGAGGCAGCGGCAAGTTCACCTTCGCCCTGGCACTGTTCAGCTTCGTCTGTTTTATCGCCATTGCGGGGTTGATGGGCGCCAAGCCAGTGTAG